In one Lycium barbarum isolate Lr01 chromosome 7, ASM1917538v2, whole genome shotgun sequence genomic region, the following are encoded:
- the LOC132602835 gene encoding ribonuclease S-6-like, with product MKKLPFFLLILLLVINSVYSQVPPPILKFVLQWPPTFCIILNSAQNPGRCKEPIPQHEFPLHGLWPADARGESITCTQPPDPNWDQVFRPIENQLMAFWPTLREGSNKRDIWKHEWRVHGACGGTTPQVYFNRAIKINNMLKGNLFNYFKTNGIIACDSLAFSRDDIVKAVQKVFNGKTLSPYLSCTPIDSRNKTHVYLNEVTLCTNSDGTSFISCPSQTALRGCLAGAKIMLPHPKAQKLAPRLLRGFQEETDGIYYMFKRSWAKYIFNG from the exons ATGAAGAAGCTTCCTTTCTTCCTTCTCATTTTGCTACTTGTAATAAATTCTGTTTACTCCCAGGTACCTCCTCCAATCTTGAAGTTTGTGCTTCAATGGCCACCTACTTTCTGTATAATACTGAATTCTGCACAAAATCCAGGCAGGTGCAAAGAACCAATCCCTCAGCATGAATTCCCACTCCATGGCCTATGGCCAGCAGATGCAAGAGGAGAAAGCATTACATGCACCCAGCCACCAGACCCAAATTGGGATCAAGTG TTTCGACCGATAGAGAATCAACTTATGGCATTTTGGCCAACACTTAGAGAAGGCTCCAACAAAAGGGACATATGGAAGCATGAGTGGCGCGTGCATGGAGCGTGTGGAGGAACAACACCACAAGTATACTTCAACAGAGCAATAAAGATCAACAACATGCTAAAGGGCAACTTGTTCAATTACTTTAAAACTAATGGGATTATTGCATGTGATAGCTTGGCTTTTTCTAGAGATGATATTGTTAAGGCTGTCCAAAAGGTGTTCAATGGAAAGACTCTTTCTCCTTACCTCTCTTGTACACCAATTGATTCAAGAAACAAGACTCATGTTTACTTGAATGAGGTTACCTTGTGCACTAATTCGGATGGCACTAGCTTCATTTCATGCCCTTCACAAACTGCTTTAAGAGGTTGTCTTGCTGGAGCAAAGATTATGCTACCTCATCCAAAAGCTCAAAA GCTGGCTCCACGACTGCTGCGGGGATTTCAGGAAGAAACAGATGGGATATATTATATGTTTAAACGATCATGGGCTAAATATATATTCAACGGCTGA
- the LOC132602836 gene encoding ribonuclease S-4-like — MKMKNFSLLLLSLTLLFISACSQNIQQMQYVVRWPETYCNKGTTKVVCNQIPLKFTLVGFWGTDSNAQILKNCKDTGEHDWNKVFDTTMVNKLNPFWPSLTVQDPKDMWKEAWKTYGTCTIQRFKVPTQYFNGAARVAGEIKDLLQDHLIKSDGIVPCDSAVYKNVEILNSFQRVSNNKEVSFTCTNINSTHAYLNQVTFCRTNDAKHFTNCPTSVINRRCSVENIIIPRPSPPARASSLQTLQRTAEKLRPNSIWEILRQLI, encoded by the exons ATGAAGATGAAGAATTTTTCACTCTTACTTCTCAGTCTCACACTTCTTTTTATTTCTGCTTGTTCACAAAATATACAGCAAATGCAATATGTTGTTAGATGGCCAGAAACTTACTGTAATAAAGGTACCACCAAAGTGGTATGTAATCAAATTCCTCTGAAATTCACTTTGGTTGGTTTTTGGGGAACAGATTCCAATGCACAAATTCTCAAAAACTGCAAAGATACAGGAGAACATGATTGGAACAAAGTG TTTGATACCACAATGGTAAATAAACTCAACCCATTTTGGCCATCTCTCACTGTACAAGACCCCAAAGACATGTGGAAGGAAGCTTGGAAAACATATGGAACATGCACAATACAAAGGTTCAAAGTTCCAACACAATATTTCAACGGGGCTGCAAGAGTGGCTGGAGAAATTAAAGATTTATTACAAGATCACTTAATAAAATCCGATGGAATTGTCCCTTGTGACTCTGCTGTTTACAAAAATGTTGAAATCTTGAACTCGTTCCAGCGAGTTTCAAATAACAAAGAAGTTTCCTTCACTTGCACAAACATTAACAGCACTCATGCTTACTTGAATCAAGTTACATTTTGCCGGACAAATGATGCAAAACATTTTACAAATTGTCCAACTTCTGTCATTAACAGACGTTGTTCTGTTGAAAACATTATTATTCCTCGTCCTTCACCTCCTGCTCGAGCTTCATCCCTGCAG acTCTTCAAAGGACTGCAGAAAAGCTTCGACCCAATAGCATATGGGAGATCCTTCGTCAACTAATTTAA
- the LOC132602837 gene encoding diacylglycerol kinase 3-like yields the protein MKRGNSVISMGSSELTTTNLSSSSTTTSSTRSSSSVIDSIWGCTGSTIHKEDLRKRITIPEYLRVAMREAIINKDVDSVKRHYDMAYADGSETPIASESPIVVFINAKSGGRHGPELKARLQDLMGEEQVFDLSAVKPNEFVQYGLSCLEKFAALGDTCAKETREKLRIVAAGGDGTVGWVLGCLGELKTQGRDPLPPTGIIPLGTGNDLSRSFGWGGSFPFNWKTATKRILDRVANGPICHLDR from the exons atgaagaggggCAATTCAGTCATTTCAATGGGTTCGTCGGAGTTAACGACGACAAatttatcatcatcatcaacgaCGACATCATCAACTAGATCATCATCATCTGTTATAGATTCAATATGGGGATGTACAGGTTCAACAATACACAAAGAAGATTTACGAAAACGTATTACAATACCTGAATATTTAAGAGTAGCAATGAGAGAAGCGATTATAAACAAAGATGTTGATTCTGTGAAACGGCATTATGATATGGCTTATGCTGATGGATCGGAAACTCCTATTGCATCGGAATCTCCGATCGTTGTGTTTATTAATGCTAAGAGTGGTGGAAGACATGGACCGGAGTTGAAAGCCAGGTTGCAGGATCTCATGGGTGAAGAACAG GTTTTTGACCTTTCAGCAGTGAAGCCTAATGAGTTCGTTCAATATGGACTGAGTTGCCTGGAGAAGTTTGCTGCTCTTGGTGACACCTGTGCGAAAGAGACTCGTGAAAAGCTAAGGATCGTG GCAGCAGGAGGTGATGGTACTGTTGGCTGGGTACTTGGCTGCCTTGGTGAGCTCAAGACACAGGGTCGGGATCCACTTCCACCGACTGGGATAATTCCACTTGGTACAGGAAATGACTTGTCCAGGAGTTTTGGTTGG GGCGGTTCATTTCCTTTTAACTGGAAGACAGCCACGAAAAGAATTCTTGACAGGGTTGCCAATGGTCCTATCTGCCATCTAGATAggtga
- the LOC132602834 gene encoding intracellular ribonuclease LX-like, with product MKKLPFFLLLILLLVINSVDSQTPALWRYVLQWPPTYCMELNSGQGTTWGRCQEPIPQREFTLHGLWPADADGKIITCPDKPDPNWNQLFRPIEDKLVKFWPQLRENSNSRDLWKHEWRSHGVCGGITPQVYFNRAIGINNMFEKGNLFNYLATSGIIACDSLAFSRTEIIDAVRKVFVESPPPSPPPALDVYLTCIPINDKKKSHFYLREVTLCINLAGTAFISCPKKGAPSSQEFSCSGGAKIMLPHPKAQPSAPPPPRLYQENIDGTDPTFEQSWAEYIFNG from the exons atgaagaaacttcctttctttcttcttctcatTTTGCTACTTGTAATTAATTCTGTTGACTCCCAAACTCCAGCACTCTGGAGGTATGTGCTCCAATGGCCACCGACTTACTGTATGGAACTGAATTCTGGGCAAGGAACAACATGGGGCAGGTGCCAAGAACCAATTCCTCAACGTGAATTCACACTCCATGGCCTTTGGCCAGCAGATGCAGACGGAAAAATCATCACATGCCCCGACAAACCAGATCCAAATTGGAATCAACTG TTTCGACCAATTGAAGATAAACTTGTAAAATTCTGGCCACAACTTAGAGAAAACTCGAACAGTAGGGACTTATGGAAGCACGAGTGGAGATCTCATGGAGTGTGTGGGGGAATAACACCACAAGTATACTTCAACAGAGCAATAGGGATCAACAACATGTTTGAAAAGGGCAACTTGTTCAATTACTTGGCAACAAGTGGGATTATTGCATGTGATAGCTTGGCTTTTAGTAGAACAGAAATTATTGATGCTGTCCGTAAGGTGTTTGTCGAAAgccctcctccttctcctcctcctgcCCTTGATGTTTACCTCACATGTATTCCAattaatgataaaaaaaaaagtcatttttACTTGAGAGAGGTTACCTTGTGCATTAATCTGGCTGGCACTGCATTCATTTCATGTCCTAAAAAAGGTGCTCCGAGTAGTCAAGAATTCAGCTGTTCTGGTGGAGCTAAGATTATGCTACCTCATCCAAAAGCTCAACC GTCGGCTCCACCACCACCGAGGCTATATCAGGAAAATATAGACGGGACAGATCCTACGTTTGAACAATCATGGGCTGAATATATATTCAACGGCTGA